A portion of the Paenibacillus hamazuiensis genome contains these proteins:
- the cysK gene encoding cysteine synthase A: MAKLVQSITQLIGDTPLVRLNRVVPEGSAEIYVKLEYQNPGASVKDRIAISMIEVAEQEGKLKPGDTIIEPTSGNTGIGLAMVAAAKGYKAILVMPETMSMERRNLLRAYGAQLVLTPGAEGMKGAIKRAEELQAENPNYFMPQQFKNQANVKIHRETTGPEIVEAIKSHDGKLDAFIAGIGTGGTITGAGSVLKENFPNVKIYAVEPAASPVLSGGKPGPHKIQGIGAGFVPDILNTNIYDGVIPVENDDAFETSRRVAKEEGILGGISSGAAIFAALKVAKELGAGKRVVAVVPSNGERYLSTPLYQFED; encoded by the coding sequence ATGGCTAAGTTAGTGCAAAGCATCACCCAGTTGATCGGCGACACGCCGCTCGTGCGTTTGAACCGGGTCGTACCGGAAGGCAGCGCGGAAATTTATGTCAAGCTGGAGTATCAAAACCCGGGCGCCAGCGTTAAAGACCGGATCGCCATCAGCATGATCGAAGTCGCCGAGCAGGAAGGCAAGCTGAAGCCGGGCGATACGATTATTGAGCCGACGAGCGGCAACACGGGGATCGGTCTCGCAATGGTGGCGGCCGCGAAAGGCTACAAGGCGATTCTGGTTATGCCGGAAACGATGAGTATGGAACGCCGCAACCTGCTTCGCGCTTACGGTGCCCAACTGGTGCTCACTCCGGGAGCGGAAGGCATGAAAGGCGCCATCAAACGTGCGGAAGAGCTTCAGGCGGAAAATCCGAACTACTTCATGCCGCAGCAGTTCAAAAACCAGGCAAACGTGAAAATCCACCGCGAAACGACCGGACCGGAGATCGTCGAAGCGATCAAGTCGCATGACGGCAAGCTGGACGCGTTTATTGCCGGCATCGGCACGGGCGGTACGATCACAGGCGCCGGCAGCGTTTTGAAAGAAAACTTCCCGAACGTCAAAATATATGCAGTGGAACCTGCCGCTTCCCCGGTATTGTCCGGCGGCAAGCCAGGTCCGCATAAAATCCAAGGTATCGGCGCAGGTTTCGTGCCGGACATCCTGAACACGAACATCTATGACGGCGTTATTCCGGTTGAGAACGATGACGCGTTCGAAACGTCCCGCCGCGTGGCGAAAGAAGAAGGCATTCTCGGCGGCATTTCCTCCGGTGCGGCTATCTTCGCAGCACTAAAGGTTGCCAAGGAGCTTGGCGCCGGCAAGCGCGTCGTAGCGGTAGTGCCAAGCAACGGCGAAAGATACCTCAGCACGCCGCTGTACCAATTCGAAGACTGA